From Bacillus sp. FSL K6-3431, the proteins below share one genomic window:
- the argJ gene encoding bifunctional glutamate N-acetyltransferase/amino-acid acetyltransferase ArgJ codes for MQMEYQQQMTKIKEGTIVSPLGFTAAGIHTKVKRKRKDLGLIFCDVPAETAAVYTLNQIIAAPLTVTKESIASEGKIQAVVINSGNANACTGSQGMLDAYTMRDTVAKQFSIKNNYVAVASTGIIGENMPMDKITPGISQLLPKKNDEAALSFNESILTTDTIMKSTCYEVEINGVKVKMAGSAKGSGMIAPNMATMLGFITTDANISNECLQTALKEVTDETFNRITVDGDTSTNDMVLVMASGMAGNDSLTPEHSEWETFHRLLKQVCEDLAVMIARDGEGATKLIEVLVTGAHTNEEAGIVAKSVVGSDLVKTMVFGSDPNWGRVMMAVGKSGVKIDPNKIDIALGDHTLLFQSEPTNYAESELTKYLNNEKVIININLNIGFGAGKAWGCDLTYDYVRINASYRT; via the coding sequence ATGCAAATGGAATATCAACAGCAAATGACGAAAATAAAAGAAGGAACAATTGTATCACCACTTGGCTTTACCGCAGCAGGCATCCATACGAAAGTGAAGCGCAAGCGCAAAGATTTAGGATTAATTTTTTGTGATGTACCGGCTGAAACAGCAGCAGTATACACACTAAATCAAATTATTGCTGCTCCATTGACAGTCACGAAGGAAAGCATTGCTTCAGAAGGGAAAATCCAGGCAGTAGTGATTAATAGTGGGAACGCTAATGCATGCACGGGAAGCCAAGGCATGCTTGATGCCTATACAATGCGTGATACGGTTGCAAAACAATTTTCAATAAAAAATAATTATGTCGCAGTAGCCTCTACAGGTATTATTGGAGAAAATATGCCAATGGATAAAATCACTCCTGGTATATCTCAACTTTTACCAAAGAAAAATGACGAAGCCGCATTATCCTTTAATGAATCCATTTTGACGACAGATACAATAATGAAATCTACATGTTATGAAGTAGAGATAAATGGTGTGAAAGTAAAGATGGCAGGGTCTGCTAAAGGGTCAGGCATGATTGCACCGAATATGGCTACGATGCTTGGCTTTATTACTACAGATGCTAATATCTCAAATGAGTGTTTACAAACTGCATTAAAAGAAGTAACAGACGAAACCTTTAATCGAATTACTGTCGATGGAGATACGTCAACGAATGATATGGTTCTTGTAATGGCCAGTGGTATGGCAGGAAATGACTCACTTACACCTGAACATAGTGAATGGGAAACCTTCCATCGTCTACTAAAGCAAGTATGTGAAGACTTAGCGGTCATGATTGCTAGAGATGGTGAAGGAGCTACAAAGCTAATTGAAGTTCTAGTAACGGGAGCTCATACGAACGAAGAAGCAGGAATAGTAGCTAAATCTGTTGTTGGTTCAGATCTTGTAAAAACAATGGTCTTTGGTTCTGATCCTAACTGGGGTAGAGTCATGATGGCAGTAGGAAAAAGCGGTGTTAAGATAGATCCAAATAAAATCGATATTGCACTAGGCGATCATACTCTATTATTTCAGAGTGAGCCTACTAATTATGCGGAATCAGAACTTACTAAGTATTTAAATAATGAAAAAGTAATAATTAACATTAATTTAAACATTGGTTTTGGAGCAGGAAAAGCTTGGGGTTGTGATCTAACATATGATTATGTACGAATCAATGCTAGTTACAGAACATAA
- the argC gene encoding N-acetyl-gamma-glutamyl-phosphate reductase — MRAGVVGATGYGGAELLRILHTHPHIKVTSLYSSTKNGENITDHYPHLQANFPMKLEDINPTKMAQQTDIIFLAVPSGIASTLAPQLLEAGCTVIDLSGDFRLKESDEYENWYKKKAAPKAWLDQAVYCIPELNRQELKDTKFISNPGCYPTATLLGLAPLAKANLLKEDSIIIDAKSGVSGAGQTASFGTIYNELNENLKIYKVNEHQHIPEIEQMLQHWGQTSPITFHTHLVPMTRGIMATIYTSLNDTITEDRLYKLYEDFYENEPFVRLRDPGKFPATKEVSGSNYCDIGVTLDKRTGRVTIVSVIDNLMKGAAGQAIQNANILLGYEETAGLTYSPVYP; from the coding sequence ATGAGAGCAGGCGTAGTTGGTGCAACAGGTTATGGCGGAGCTGAACTGCTTCGGATTTTGCATACACATCCACATATAAAAGTTACATCATTATATAGTTCAACCAAAAATGGTGAAAATATTACCGATCATTATCCACATCTTCAGGCAAACTTTCCAATGAAGCTTGAAGATATTAACCCGACAAAAATGGCACAACAAACAGATATCATTTTTTTAGCAGTTCCTTCAGGTATCGCTTCTACCTTGGCTCCACAGCTCTTAGAGGCTGGTTGCACTGTCATTGATTTGTCAGGTGATTTTCGTTTGAAAGAGTCTGATGAATATGAAAATTGGTACAAGAAAAAAGCAGCTCCTAAAGCTTGGCTTGATCAAGCAGTCTATTGCATTCCAGAATTAAACAGACAAGAGCTGAAAGATACGAAATTTATCTCGAATCCAGGTTGCTACCCAACAGCTACATTATTGGGGTTAGCACCTTTAGCAAAAGCAAACCTACTAAAAGAAGACTCCATTATTATTGATGCGAAATCTGGTGTATCTGGTGCAGGACAAACAGCTAGTTTTGGCACGATTTATAATGAATTAAATGAAAATTTAAAGATTTATAAAGTAAATGAACATCAGCATATACCGGAAATAGAACAAATGCTTCAGCATTGGGGCCAAACTTCTCCAATCACATTTCATACCCATCTTGTGCCGATGACTCGAGGGATTATGGCAACTATTTATACATCATTAAATGATACGATAACAGAAGATCGTCTGTATAAGTTATACGAAGATTTTTATGAGAATGAACCATTTGTGAGATTGAGAGATCCAGGCAAATTCCCCGCTACTAAAGAGGTTTCAGGATCAAACTACTGTGATATTGGTGTGACTTTGGATAAGCGGACAGGAAGAGTCACGATTGTATCTGTTATTGATAATTTGATGAAGGGTGCTGCTGGCCAAGCGATTCAAAATGCAAATATATTACTAGGGTATGAAGAGACTGCCGGTCTAACATACAGCCCTGTATATCCATAA
- the parC gene encoding DNA topoisomerase IV subunit A: MNKEEIFQDLPLEDVISDRFGRYSKYIIQERALPDARDGLKPVQRRILFAMHTEGNTAEKGFRKSAKTVGNVIGNYHPHGDTSVYDAMVRMSQSWKGRKMLVEMHGNNGSVDGDPPAAMRYTEARLSQVSSELLRDIEKSTVDFIPNFDDTSSEPTVLPARFPNLLVNGSTGISAGYATDIPPHHLGEVIDAVVMRMDHSNCSVEKLMTVIKGPDFPTGGIIQGVDGIQKAYETGKGRMIVRGKTEIETMRGGRQQIVITEIPYDVNKANLVKRMDEFRLDRKLESIAEVRDETDRTGMRIVVELKKEADTESILNYLFKNSDLQVTYNFNMVAIVNKRPKLMGLLDLLDAYIAHQKEIVANRSRHDLEKAIERQHIVEGLMKALSILDEVIATIRGSKDKRNAKDNLITAFQFTEEQAEAIVSLQLYRLTNTDITALQAEADQLSQAIESLTAILESEQKLLNVIKKELKEIKKKYNDERRTIIQDKISEIKINLEAMIPSEDVIVTVTKEGYIKRTSVRSYTASNGQDLAMKESDHLLLQSEINTTDTILLFTNKGNFLYFPVHELPDIRWKDLGQHIASLLPIANDEEVIKAIPIADFEQKVNLLFITKHGMIKKTELQLYKVQRYSRPLVAVNVKKNDALVDVHITDGSADIFIATHHGYGLWFSEEEIGLVGIRAAGVKGINLKDDDYVVNGETFTTKDSTSIFIATQRGAVKKMKITEFEKGSRNKRGLVMLRELKKNPHRIAGMKIIENDLSFTLEMTKGKDEEISPSSLRFTDRYSNGSFVTDETVSGDVLRLRRNL, encoded by the coding sequence ATGAACAAAGAAGAAATTTTTCAAGATTTACCGCTTGAAGATGTTATTAGCGATCGCTTTGGCCGCTATAGTAAATACATTATTCAAGAGCGTGCTTTGCCGGATGCTAGAGACGGTTTAAAGCCTGTTCAGCGTCGGATTCTATTTGCAATGCATACAGAAGGTAATACAGCGGAAAAAGGATTTAGAAAGTCAGCTAAAACAGTCGGAAATGTAATTGGTAATTATCATCCCCATGGGGACACATCTGTGTATGATGCGATGGTAAGAATGAGCCAATCGTGGAAAGGCAGAAAAATGCTTGTCGAAATGCACGGTAATAACGGAAGTGTAGATGGAGATCCTCCGGCAGCAATGAGATATACAGAAGCAAGATTGTCACAAGTATCATCTGAATTATTACGAGATATTGAAAAAAGTACAGTAGACTTCATCCCGAATTTCGATGACACCTCATCTGAACCTACCGTTTTGCCTGCAAGATTTCCCAATCTACTAGTCAATGGCTCAACAGGAATTTCAGCTGGATATGCCACTGACATCCCTCCTCATCATCTCGGTGAAGTAATAGATGCAGTAGTGATGCGAATGGATCATTCTAATTGTAGTGTGGAAAAACTGATGACTGTTATAAAAGGCCCTGATTTTCCTACTGGAGGAATTATTCAAGGTGTGGATGGCATTCAGAAAGCATATGAAACCGGCAAAGGGAGAATGATTGTTAGAGGGAAGACAGAGATTGAAACTATGCGGGGCGGGCGTCAGCAAATTGTGATTACGGAAATACCGTATGATGTCAATAAAGCTAATCTCGTTAAACGCATGGATGAGTTTAGATTAGATCGGAAGCTGGAAAGTATCGCTGAAGTGAGAGATGAAACAGATAGAACAGGGATGCGCATCGTTGTTGAGTTAAAAAAAGAAGCTGATACAGAAAGCATTCTAAACTATTTATTTAAAAACAGTGATCTACAAGTTACATATAACTTTAATATGGTGGCAATTGTAAATAAAAGACCAAAATTAATGGGATTGCTTGACTTGCTTGATGCATATATTGCTCATCAGAAAGAAATAGTTGCTAACCGCTCTCGCCATGACCTTGAAAAAGCGATAGAAAGACAACATATCGTTGAAGGTTTAATGAAAGCTCTCTCCATTTTAGACGAAGTTATTGCTACAATTCGTGGTTCTAAAGATAAGCGTAATGCAAAGGATAACTTAATCACAGCATTTCAATTTACTGAAGAACAAGCGGAAGCAATCGTATCCTTGCAACTTTATCGCTTAACAAATACAGATATTACGGCATTACAAGCAGAAGCGGATCAACTCTCGCAGGCAATAGAATCGTTAACAGCAATTTTAGAAAGCGAGCAAAAATTGTTAAACGTCATTAAAAAAGAGCTGAAAGAAATCAAGAAAAAGTATAATGATGAGCGTCGAACAATTATTCAAGATAAAATATCAGAAATTAAAATAAATCTTGAGGCAATGATTCCAAGTGAAGATGTGATTGTAACTGTTACGAAGGAAGGCTATATCAAACGGACGAGTGTAAGGTCATACACTGCTTCTAATGGACAAGACCTAGCGATGAAAGAGTCCGATCACTTATTGCTGCAGTCGGAAATAAATACAACAGATACCATTTTATTATTCACAAACAAAGGAAACTTTTTGTATTTCCCTGTACATGAACTTCCTGATATTCGTTGGAAGGATTTAGGTCAGCATATTGCTAGCTTACTTCCGATTGCAAATGATGAAGAAGTGATAAAAGCCATTCCGATCGCTGACTTTGAACAAAAAGTTAATCTTCTCTTTATTACGAAGCATGGGATGATTAAAAAAACAGAACTGCAATTATATAAAGTACAACGTTATTCACGGCCACTAGTTGCTGTAAATGTGAAAAAGAATGATGCGTTAGTAGATGTTCACATAACGGATGGTAGCGCGGATATATTTATTGCAACCCATCATGGATATGGTCTGTGGTTTTCTGAAGAGGAAATTGGCCTTGTCGGTATAAGGGCAGCAGGTGTAAAAGGAATCAATTTAAAAGATGATGACTATGTCGTTAACGGGGAAACCTTTACAACTAAAGACAGTACGTCCATATTCATTGCCACACAGCGTGGAGCAGTTAAAAAAATGAAAATAACTGAGTTTGAAAAAGGCAGCCGTAATAAACGCGGGCTTGTTATGTTACGTGAACTAAAGAAAAACCCACATAGAATAGCAGGCATGAAAATTATCGAAAATGATTTGAGTTTTACACTAGAAATGACTAAAGGGAAAGATGAAGAAATTTCCCCAAGTTCATTAAGGTTCACTGATCGATATTCAAATGGATCATTTGTTACCGATGAAACGGTTAGTGGCGATGTTTTAAGACTAAGAAGAAATCTATAA
- the parE gene encoding DNA topoisomerase IV subunit B — MAQNKIEFDYNDESIQVLEGLEAVRKRPGMYIGSTDTRGLHHLVYEIVDNSVDEALAGHGNDIIIKIHKDNSISVEDNGRGMPTGMHATGKPTTEVILTVLHAGGKFGQGGYKTSGGLHGVGASVVNALSEWLTVTVKKDGVIYEQQFHHGGKPKTTLEKIGKTKQTGTTIHFKPDPSIFSTLVYNYDSLSERLRESAFLLKGFKIELYDLRNDVQDVFCYENGVEAFVEYLNGEKDVLHQVASLEGKSNEIEVDFAFQFNDGYSENMLSFVNNVRTKDGGTHEIGARTAMTRVFNEHARRTGLLKEKDKNLEGSDIREGLAAIVSVRIPEKMLQFEGQTKGKLGTSEARSAVDTVVSEHLAYFLAENHAVSTLLVKKAVKASQAREAARKAREAARSGKNRRKSDALLSGKLTPAQSRNPEKNELYLVEGDSAGGSAKQGRDRRFQAVLPLRGKVINTEKAKLQDIFKNEEINTIIHTIGAGVGTDFVVGDTNYDKIVIMTDADTDGAHIQVLLLTFFYRYMKPLLEAGKIFIALPPLYKVSKGSGKKEVIQYAWTDEELGGVIKKVGKGYMLQRYKGLGEMNADQLWDTTMNPETRTLIRVLIDDAARAERRVTTLMGDKVEPRRKWIEGNVQFGMEEDQSILENDNLITDRRQ, encoded by the coding sequence GTGGCACAAAATAAGATAGAATTTGACTATAATGATGAATCCATCCAAGTATTAGAAGGTTTAGAGGCTGTTAGAAAGCGGCCAGGGATGTATATTGGTTCGACAGATACAAGGGGATTACATCACCTTGTATATGAGATTGTCGATAACTCGGTAGATGAGGCACTAGCAGGTCATGGAAATGATATTATTATAAAAATTCATAAAGATAATAGTATAAGTGTAGAAGATAATGGTAGAGGTATGCCGACGGGAATGCACGCAACTGGAAAACCGACTACTGAGGTCATTTTGACTGTATTACATGCTGGTGGAAAGTTTGGTCAAGGTGGCTACAAAACGAGCGGTGGATTACATGGTGTTGGTGCTTCCGTAGTAAACGCATTATCGGAATGGTTAACCGTTACCGTTAAAAAAGATGGAGTTATATATGAACAACAATTTCATCATGGTGGCAAACCGAAAACAACGCTAGAAAAGATCGGAAAAACAAAACAGACTGGAACAACGATACATTTTAAACCTGACCCATCCATATTCAGCACATTAGTATATAATTATGATTCTTTGAGTGAGCGTTTACGAGAATCCGCCTTTTTGTTAAAAGGCTTTAAAATAGAATTATATGACTTGCGTAATGATGTACAAGATGTGTTTTGCTATGAAAACGGCGTGGAAGCATTTGTGGAATATTTAAATGGCGAAAAAGATGTGCTACATCAAGTTGCATCATTAGAAGGAAAATCAAATGAAATAGAAGTGGATTTTGCTTTTCAATTTAATGACGGATATTCGGAAAATATGCTTTCTTTTGTCAATAATGTTCGTACGAAAGACGGAGGCACACATGAAATAGGTGCTAGAACGGCAATGACAAGGGTATTTAATGAACATGCGCGCAGAACTGGATTATTAAAAGAGAAAGATAAAAATCTCGAAGGTTCAGATATAAGAGAAGGTCTTGCTGCCATTGTATCTGTAAGAATCCCGGAAAAAATGCTTCAGTTTGAAGGACAAACAAAGGGGAAACTCGGAACCAGTGAAGCACGCTCAGCCGTTGATACAGTTGTATCAGAGCATTTGGCCTATTTTTTAGCTGAAAATCATGCTGTTAGTACATTACTCGTTAAAAAAGCGGTTAAAGCTTCCCAAGCTCGTGAAGCAGCACGTAAAGCGCGTGAAGCAGCGAGAAGTGGTAAAAACCGTAGAAAATCAGATGCACTATTATCTGGCAAGCTGACACCTGCTCAATCTAGAAATCCGGAAAAAAATGAATTATACCTAGTGGAAGGTGACTCTGCTGGTGGGTCAGCAAAGCAAGGACGGGATAGACGCTTTCAAGCAGTCCTGCCACTACGAGGTAAGGTTATTAATACGGAAAAGGCTAAGCTACAGGATATTTTCAAAAATGAAGAAATCAATACGATTATTCATACGATCGGTGCAGGTGTTGGAACTGATTTTGTCGTTGGAGATACAAACTATGACAAAATTGTTATCATGACAGATGCTGATACAGATGGTGCTCATATTCAAGTACTATTACTTACCTTCTTTTACCGATATATGAAGCCATTACTTGAAGCAGGTAAAATCTTCATCGCTTTACCACCTTTATATAAAGTCAGTAAAGGAAGCGGTAAAAAAGAAGTGATTCAATATGCTTGGACAGATGAAGAACTCGGTGGTGTGATAAAAAAGGTTGGTAAAGGGTATATGCTCCAACGTTACAAAGGGCTTGGTGAAATGAACGCCGATCAACTTTGGGACACAACGATGAATCCTGAAACAAGAACGCTGATACGAGTGTTAATTGATGATGCTGCACGAGCAGAAAGAAGAGTTACAACATTGATGGGCGATAAGGTAGAGCCCCGCAGGAAATGGATTGAAGGTAATGTCCAATTTGGTATGGAAGAGGATCAAAGTATATTAGAAAACGATAATTTGATTACCGATAGGAGGCAATAA
- a CDS encoding CoA-binding protein, producing MPVENPDRQELGQILKKAKRIAVVGLSDNPDRTSYTVSEAMKYVGYEIIPVNPQVKEVFGVKAVASLKDIDGHVDIVNVFRRSEFLPEIAKEFSEIDADVFWAQLGVENEEAYTFLKEKGYTVVMDRCIKVEHALTK from the coding sequence ATGCCAGTAGAAAATCCTGATAGACAAGAACTTGGTCAAATATTAAAAAAAGCGAAAAGAATTGCAGTTGTAGGCCTAAGTGATAATCCAGATCGGACATCTTATACTGTATCTGAAGCAATGAAGTATGTTGGTTATGAAATCATTCCGGTTAACCCACAGGTTAAGGAAGTCTTTGGCGTAAAAGCTGTTGCATCATTAAAAGATATAGATGGTCATGTTGACATTGTTAATGTATTTAGACGTTCAGAATTTTTACCCGAGATTGCAAAAGAGTTTTCAGAAATCGATGCAGATGTATTTTGGGCACAACTCGGAGTAGAAAATGAAGAAGCTTACACGTTTTTGAAAGAGAAAGGTTATACTGTTGTTATGGATCGATGCATTAAAGTGGAACATGCTCTAACAAAATAA
- the plsY gene encoding glycerol-3-phosphate 1-O-acyltransferase PlsY yields MLYALILVIAYLLGSIPSGLIVGKLFYGKDIRQHGSGNLGATNTFRTLGMKAGIAVTLTDILKGTFATFLPFIFGMDMVIHPLLPGILAVIGHMFPIFAGFRGGKAVATSAGILLGFQPLLFLLVIAVFLISLKISKYVSLSSIIAGIFAFLYSLIFEFGEWPLIAVVSALAFFVIYRHRANIQRIKNKTEPKVKWI; encoded by the coding sequence ATGTTGTATGCACTCATACTTGTAATAGCTTATTTATTAGGATCAATTCCATCAGGGTTAATTGTCGGGAAGTTATTTTACGGGAAAGATATTAGACAGCATGGAAGTGGAAATCTCGGTGCAACTAATACATTTAGAACATTGGGTATGAAGGCAGGGATAGCTGTCACACTCACGGACATATTGAAGGGTACATTCGCTACATTTCTTCCATTCATTTTTGGCATGGACATGGTTATCCATCCCTTGCTTCCTGGAATATTAGCTGTAATTGGTCATATGTTCCCTATTTTCGCTGGGTTTCGAGGTGGTAAAGCAGTAGCCACGTCTGCGGGCATTCTATTGGGTTTTCAACCACTTCTGTTTTTATTAGTTATTGCCGTTTTCTTAATCAGTCTAAAAATATCCAAATATGTATCTTTATCATCGATCATCGCAGGAATTTTTGCATTCTTATACAGTCTCATATTTGAATTTGGCGAATGGCCGTTAATAGCAGTTGTATCTGCATTAGCTTTTTTCGTTATTTATCGGCACCGCGCTAATATTCAGCGGATTAAAAATAAAACAGAGCCTAAAGTAAAATGGATCTAG
- a CDS encoding CapA family protein — protein MKMNRNLWILLTIILLASITALLLIQKKQASTSQHALSFHQNKALKVATKNFYSEATIGGIGDILIHDTVYEDAKTNDGYDFNPALKPVHSLLQKPDFLIANQESIPGGTEIGISNYPSFNSPQEIIDALMNAGVDMVTTANNHSLDRGERAILSAINYYEKKKLPYTGTFKSPEDKANMRVITVNGIRIAVLAYATHFNGINIPKGKDYLVSVLDRSQVLADIEKAKPQADLVLLALHWGDEYVRQPNQIQKDQAKEFIQAGADIILGHHPHVLQPMEWIEQPDGKKGLVIYSLGNFLSGQIWDYKDIGGMVEIKIKKEHNGSETVTTVQEAELHPTFTTSTNFRQYRVYPLDEARDKGLTTETSETIKKFFQSVQ, from the coding sequence ATGAAGATGAACCGAAACTTATGGATATTATTAACCATTATATTGTTGGCTTCCATCACTGCTTTATTACTTATTCAAAAGAAACAAGCTTCCACGTCTCAACATGCTTTATCCTTCCATCAAAATAAGGCATTAAAAGTAGCGACGAAAAACTTTTATTCCGAAGCAACCATTGGTGGAATTGGTGATATTTTAATTCATGATACGGTTTATGAAGATGCAAAAACAAATGATGGCTATGATTTTAACCCAGCACTCAAACCCGTCCATTCATTACTTCAAAAACCTGACTTTTTAATTGCAAATCAAGAATCAATACCAGGAGGAACGGAAATCGGAATATCTAATTATCCTTCTTTTAACAGTCCTCAAGAAATAATCGACGCACTCATGAATGCTGGAGTGGATATGGTGACGACCGCTAATAATCATTCCCTTGATAGAGGGGAACGTGCCATTTTAAGTGCAATTAATTATTACGAAAAGAAAAAACTACCTTATACAGGGACATTCAAAAGCCCTGAAGATAAAGCAAATATGCGAGTAATTACTGTAAATGGGATTCGAATAGCGGTCCTAGCATATGCAACTCATTTTAATGGAATAAATATTCCTAAAGGAAAAGACTATCTTGTCAGTGTGCTTGACCGTTCACAAGTACTTGCTGATATCGAAAAAGCGAAACCACAAGCAGATCTAGTCTTATTAGCTCTACATTGGGGTGATGAGTACGTACGCCAACCAAATCAAATTCAAAAAGACCAAGCGAAAGAATTTATACAGGCCGGGGCGGATATCATTTTAGGACATCACCCGCATGTATTGCAACCGATGGAATGGATTGAACAACCCGATGGAAAAAAAGGACTTGTCATCTATTCATTAGGTAACTTTTTATCCGGGCAAATATGGGATTATAAAGATATTGGTGGAATGGTAGAAATAAAGATTAAGAAGGAACATAATGGCAGTGAAACAGTTACTACCGTTCAAGAAGCCGAGCTTCATCCGACATTTACAACTAGTACTAATTTCCGACAATATCGTGTATATCCATTAGATGAGGCAAGAGACAAAGGATTAACGACAGAAACTAGTGAAACCATAAAAAAATTTTTTCAATCTGTACAGTAA
- a CDS encoding HesB/YadR/YfhF family protein: protein MNIALTTRASAWFQDEMFLNEGDFVRFYVRYGGSSPIHEGFSLGVNKEEPMDIGVEHRQDGIIYYVEERDIWYFDKYDLLVDYDEITDGPIYEYK from the coding sequence ATGAATATTGCACTGACAACTAGAGCTTCTGCATGGTTTCAAGACGAAATGTTTCTAAATGAAGGAGACTTTGTTCGTTTTTATGTTCGGTACGGGGGTTCAAGTCCCATTCATGAAGGGTTTTCCCTTGGTGTGAATAAAGAAGAGCCTATGGATATAGGTGTAGAGCATAGACAAGATGGAATTATTTATTACGTCGAAGAAAGAGATATATGGTATTTTGATAAGTATGATCTGCTCGTTGATTATGATGAGATTACAGATGGTCCAATATATGAATATAAATAA
- a CDS encoding acyl-CoA thioesterase, giving the protein MVISETKIEVRYAETDQMGIVYHANYLVWMEIGRTKLIEDIGFNYAEMERDGILAPVTEVRVTYKHPVRYADNVRITTWIEKYDGLRATYGYEIFTEDGKLAVFGFTEHVCVKSDSFRPVSLRKTNPKWHEAYENAKKTKVNERY; this is encoded by the coding sequence AACTAAGATAGAGGTTCGTTATGCTGAAACAGATCAGATGGGGATTGTATACCATGCTAATTATTTAGTTTGGATGGAAATTGGAAGAACGAAACTAATTGAAGATATCGGATTTAATTATGCGGAAATGGAAAGGGATGGCATACTAGCTCCTGTGACTGAGGTCCGGGTTACATATAAACATCCGGTTAGATATGCAGATAACGTACGTATAACCACTTGGATAGAAAAATATGATGGATTAAGAGCTACTTACGGTTATGAAATATTTACTGAAGACGGAAAGTTAGCTGTTTTTGGGTTTACAGAACATGTATGCGTGAAAAGTGATAGCTTCCGTCCCGTGTCACTCCGGAAAACAAATCCTAAATGGCATGAAGCATACGAGAATGCAAAAAAAACAAAGGTAAACGAGAGGTATTAA